The proteins below come from a single Necator americanus strain Aroian chromosome V, whole genome shotgun sequence genomic window:
- a CDS encoding hypothetical protein (NECATOR_CHRV.G20321.T2) has translation MAATLLAAIIVVFTVPAIDATATTKMTGMRNSLISDQWRKTVLNLHNGFRRTLASGKQMGKTALLRGADDMKELSWDYNAEVLAQAEAKKCGAITAPKNYGSIQNMISVKKTCDATETARKEISMWWKDGATQQTSSTKDDKNDKFSQMAYYNTSAVACSYYPCTATQLSLVCLYNKDGAAKTVKELYNNATGKCNCTGCTAYLCPSEFTPALLPSSVCPSCTKSTELFREVALYSHNYYRRLVATGWAEDKKSKYAKPAKAMMELQYDKDLEDKAKKYLNPKKDTCPATPENPSYAGESFWTSEKYSLSEEEAVKKAVEKWFSYLKNSGLGDDMGYASLKKASGKQLANVIHDKTTSVGCFVKSCAKQGLIVVDCRYSPEAGGDVYETGKTCSACAKSGKSCSPAGGLCA, from the exons GTATGAGAAACTCGCTGATATCTGATCAATGGAGGAAAACAGTTCTGAACCTTCATAACGGGTTTCGTAGAACACTCGCCTCAGGAAAACAGATGGGGAAAACTGCCCTTTTGAGGGGTGCCGACGACATGAAAGAGCTC AGTTGGGACTACAATGCAGAGGTGCTTGCTCAAGCAGAAGCTAAAAAATGTGGCGCCATCACCGCCCCAAAGAACTACGGATCTATCCAGAACAT GATCAGCGTGAAGAAGACATGTGACGCAACCGAAACAGCCAGGAAAGAAATATCGATGTGGTGGAAGGACGGCGCTACTCAGCAAACATCAAGCACCAAGGATGATAAGAATGATAAGTTTTCTCAG ATGGCTTATTATAATACTAGTGCAGTGGCGTGCTCATACTATCCATGCACTGCCACACAATTAAGTTTGGTCTGCCTCTATAATAAGGA CGGAGCAGCAAAAACGGTCAAGGAACTTTACAATAACGCTACAGGAAAATGCAATTGTACAGGTTGCACTGCGTACCTTTGCCCGTCGGAATTCACTCCTg CTCTACTGCCAAGCTCAGTATGCCCTTCCTGCACCAAATCAACTGAACTCTTCAGAGAAGTTGCCCTGTATTCACATAATTATTACAG AAGATTGGTGGCCACAGGATGGGCTGAGGACAAAAAGAGCAAATATGCGAAACCGGCGAAGGCAATGATGGAATTG CAATACGACAAAGACTTAGAAGATAAGGCGAAAAAGTAcctgaatccaaaaaaagataCATGCCCAGCAACTCCCGAAAATCCGAGTTATGCAGGAGAAAGCTTTTGGACAAGCGAGAAGTACTCACTGTCTGAAGAAGAGGCCGTCAAAAAG GCCGTAGAAAAATGGTTCAGTTACCTGAAAAACAGTGGTCTCGGAGATGATATGGGCTATGCAAGTCTTAAAAAAGCCTCAGGCAAGCAACTCGCAAAT GTAATCCATGACAAGACCACGAGCGTTGGTTGTTTCGTTAAAAGTTGCGCGAAGCAGGGACTGATTGTCGTCGATTGTCGCTACTCTCC tgAGGCAGGTGGAGATGTCTACGAAACTGGTAAGACCTGCAGCGCGTGCGCCAAATCCGGCAAATCCTGCTCGCCAGCTGGTGGACTTTGTGCCTGA